TGGAGCCTTCGCCGATGACGGCCTATATCCTGCGCCGCATCCTGCTGATGATCCCGACCCTGATCGGCATCATGGCCGTGAGCTTCGTGGTGGTGCAGTTCGCGCCGGGCGGTCCGGTCGAGCGCGTCATCGCGCAGTTGACCGGCACGGACACCTCCGCCCGCGTCGGCGGCGGCGCTGGCGACTTTGCCGGTTCGCCGGGCGCTTCGTCCGGCACGACGAGTGGCAGCGCCCTGAAATATCGCGGCGCGCAGGGGCTCGACCCCGCCTTCGTCGCGAAGCTCGAGAAACAGTTCGGCTTCGACAAGCCGCCTCTCGAGCGCTTCCTCCTGATGATGAAGAACTACGCCACCTTCCATTTCGGCGACAGCTACTTCCGCGACATCTCGGTGCTCGATCTAATCGCCGAGAAGATGCCGGTGTCGATCTCGCTGGGGCTCTGGATGACGCTCCTCTCCTACGGCATCTCGATCCCGCTCGGCATCGCCAAGGCGGTGCGCGACGGCTCGCGCTTCGATATCTGGACATCGGTGGTCATCATCATCGGCTACGCGGTGCCGGGCTTCCTGTTCGCGGTGCTGCTGATCGTGCTGTTCGCCGGCGGCTCGTTCCTGGACTGGTTCCCGCTCGGCGGCCTCGTGTCGGACAATTGGGCGAGCCTGTCCTGGCCGGCACGCATCGCCGACTATTTCTGGCACCTGACGCTGCCCATCCTGGCGATGTCGCTTTCGGCCTTCGCCACCACCACGCTCCTCACCAAGAACTCGTTCCTCGAGGAGATCCGCAAGCAATACGTCACGACCGCGCGGATGAAGGGCCTGACAGAACGGCGCATCCTCTACGGCCACGTCTTCCGCAACGCGATGCTGATCGTGATCGCCGGCTTTCCCGGCGCCTTCATCGCCGCCTTCTTTTCCGGCTCACTCCTGATCGAGACCATCTTC
The window above is part of the Pseudoxanthobacter soli DSM 19599 genome. Proteins encoded here:
- a CDS encoding microcin C ABC transporter permease YejB; this translates as MTAYILRRILLMIPTLIGIMAVSFVVVQFAPGGPVERVIAQLTGTDTSARVGGGAGDFAGSPGASSGTTSGSALKYRGAQGLDPAFVAKLEKQFGFDKPPLERFLLMMKNYATFHFGDSYFRDISVLDLIAEKMPVSISLGLWMTLLSYGISIPLGIAKAVRDGSRFDIWTSVVIIIGYAVPGFLFAVLLIVLFAGGSFLDWFPLGGLVSDNWASLSWPARIADYFWHLTLPILAMSLSAFATTTLLTKNSFLEEIRKQYVTTARMKGLTERRILYGHVFRNAMLIVIAGFPGAFIAAFFSGSLLIETIFNLDGLGLLGFESVVNRDYPVVFATLYIFSLMGLVLGLISDLTYTWVDPRIDFDTREV